One window from the genome of Thermus sediminis encodes:
- the argR gene encoding arginine repressor, producing the protein MRSKEERHRAIQEIVSREEIGTQKELVERLRQLGFDVTQATVSRDIAELRLARIALGKGRHKYALPSMELPEDIQEELKRQFDLFVKDVDRGGNVLVVKTAEGHASGIALLMDRLRRDEIVGTLAGEDTILVVARTEEGARALEEEFGELLVAGKRLK; encoded by the coding sequence ATGCGCAGCAAGGAGGAGCGGCACCGCGCCATCCAGGAGATCGTGAGCCGGGAAGAGATCGGCACGCAGAAGGAGCTGGTGGAGAGGCTCCGCCAGCTGGGCTTTGACGTGACCCAGGCCACGGTGAGCCGGGACATCGCCGAGCTGCGCCTGGCCCGCATCGCCCTAGGCAAGGGGCGGCACAAGTACGCCCTGCCCTCCATGGAGCTTCCCGAGGACATCCAGGAGGAGCTGAAAAGGCAGTTTGACCTCTTCGTCAAGGACGTGGACCGGGGGGGGAACGTCCTGGTGGTGAAGACCGCCGAGGGGCACGCCTCCGGCATCGCCCTCCTCATGGACCGCCTGAGGCGGGACGAGATCGTGGGCACCCTGGCCGGGGAGGACACCATCCTGGTGGTGGCCCGCACCGAGGAGGGGGCGAGGGCCCTCGAGGAGGAGTTCGGGGAGCTTCTGGTGGCGGGGAAGCGCCTCAAGTAA